TTCGTTGAGTCCTTCGATACTCCATATTATCGGTTGATTAATATGATTCTAAAGATAACATTTTCaagaaaatgaacaaaatttacaACGATTAGTATTGTATAGTTTCAAAACACTGCTGCCGTAGTTAAAGATTAGGATATGTAACATagagataaaacatgttttaacggatataatgatacaaattaccTTTACATTGTGacaaatagttttcaataatgcCATACAATGTGTTATTAGTCGTTTATTGCAAACATTTCAATGGTTGCTGTCATGAAaaatagttatacaattttaaagaaaaatcataGTTCTTATTAACAAgttaacatattttagaaaactgttttagTGTCAATTATATCGAAATATACGTAAaggtttaaagtttgtatttggTTGCACTTTGAGCCTTGGTGTTTTATGTTAATGAAGTTAAACAGTAATACACGGCTTTTATTGTTACCTTTGTACTCGTGGTCGTACAAGACATTGAATAAGAATAACAAACGAATACAAATTAGCACaaatgacaaaattaaacaaatattgaataatgCAATGCTCAATTATCTGTTTTCATTCGGAACCGATTATCTTCTTCCAATCAATATAATGGTGTTGCTTACaaaatttcttgttaaaaataaaaatttactttacataGCCCCTTTGTTATTGGATGTCGTTGTAcacgcgcagtgctaccaacatacCATCATATTGTCTTGAAAATAGATCTTCTTCTATATTATTTTCTACTGCCAAAGAATACGAAAGAGTTTGGTTTTTTATATAGTCCATCCATTTACCAATGGCTTCTTTAATGACATTTTCCtccgttttaatttttacatgtatcTTGTCTGATATGTGTAAATCAGCCTGTTTTCTCGTATCTTGGATTTTTCTGACAACATCTCTGGCATGACCCTCCAATACGAGTTCGTGGTCTAAGTCCAGGTTGAGCTTTAAAACTCCTCTTCCATTgtcaaataaacaaacatttttatcctTTGGTTTCAATTTCAACTCGtattcttctttaaaaattacataattttcgtTATTATCTCCGATAATGATTTCATTATCACTTTTTTTCTTccatttgttattgttaacaaGTTCAATTATCTTTTTTACACTGTTGGGAATTCTCTTCCCGACCATTGAGAAGTTCAGTTGAAGTTGGATATCTGCAATCCCATTAAAACTCTCCACCAAAAGTACTTCTTTCACGTTTGTTTcatctttaataattttctgaAACTCATCATCCAGCAAGTTCCTGAATTTACTGTGAAATACTGTCATACTTCTTAGAGGCTGTCTAACACGGACTTTATGTAGTTTTCTCAAGGACATTGCAGCATTGCAGATTCCTCTGGCTAAGTccattttcacaataatttgacCTTCATCTATCTTTTGGACACTTGGAAACATCGTCAAATGCACAGACGCTTCAGGAAATACCAGTCCCCGCCAGATAGCATCCGTGAGAAAAGGCAATAACGGAGCTGAAGCTCTCAAGATGTAATTGAATACTGTGTACAGAACATTATAGGTATCATATTTATCTTGGTCGTGCTCTCTTTTCCAAAAACGATCTCGGCTACACCTTATGTAccagttatttaaaacatcaaagaAATCGTTTAAAACTTTACACGCTTCTTGAGAGTCGTACTTATCGAGATGGCCTTTGATCATTTCAgttgtttgaaaacatttcaaaagaaTGTATTTGTCGATAGTGTTACGATACATACTGGGATCAGATGATATGTTAGCTTTAATAACGTCCGAGTTGGCGTAAAGAGTGAAGAAGTTATAACTGTTCCAGATAGGCTTGAGTACAATCCTCAGAATCTCTTCTACACATTTACCGTTTTTATCGAACAAAATATTATCACCAATAACCACTGGCCTAGAGAGCATGAGAAACCTCAGTGCGTCGGAACCGTACTTGGTCATCAGCACGGCTGGATCCACGTAATTGTCATGGCGCTTAGACAGTTTGTTGCCTTTAGGGTCAAGCACGACACCGTGACTGACACAGTTTTTGAAAGGCTCTTTATCGAACAACGCAGTTGACAGAATGAACGTCGTGTAGAACCAACCTCTAGTTTGGGCAATGTACTCAGAAACAAAATCGGCTGGAAAGTTATTGCCAAaggtatgtttattttcaaatggaTAGTGATATTGAGCAAAGGGCATGGAACCAGAGTCAAACCAACAGTCGAAAACATCTTTTACTCTTCGCATCACAGACTTACCACTGGGATCGTCAGGGTTAGGTCTTGTCAAACTGTCAATGAAAGGCCTGTGTAGGTCGGTTAATCTTTTTCCAAAATCTTTCTCGATCTCGTCTAAAGAACCATAAACATCGACTCTCGGATATCTTGGGTTATCGGACTTCCATACGGGTATCGGTGTTCCCCAGAATCGGTTACGCGAAATCGACCAGTCCTGAGCACCCTGGATCCAGTTGCCAAAGATTCCGTCCTTGACATGATTAGGCACCCAGTTGACTCGTCTGTTGAGTTCTGTCATTCTTGCCCTCAGTATTGTCACCGCCACATACCAAGACGTCATAGTTCGGTATATGAGTGGAGTATCAGTCCTCCAGCAATGCGGATATCTGTGTGAATATTGTTCGCTAAAAAACCAGCACTTCTTCgacttcaaaaatttaattatttcactttCTGCACTAAAAACGTGAGTCCCATTCAGAAAACCCACAGTATCAGTAAATCTACCAGCGCTATCTATCGGGCAGACAGCAGCTATGTCTTGTTTTTTACATAACTCAAAGTCCTCTTCGCCAAATCCAGGAGCGATATGAACCACTCCTGTTCCTTCTTCGGCTGTAACATGATCTGCTACAAGAACTTTAAACGCATTCCTTGTTCCATTAAAATACGGGAAAAGTGGTTCATATCGAAGACCTACAAGATCTTGATGATTCAATTCCATTCCGAGGTTCTGAAAGTCCAAGTTCTTTTTATTACAGATGCTCTCAAATTTAGCAGTATAATTTTTTGCGAAAATATATAGCGTGTGTGGCGTTTTGCGACCGTACGATGGTTGTATCCAAGCGACCGAGTAAGTGACATCACTACCTACAGCTAGCGCTAGGTTACTGACTAGTGTCCACGGGGTCGTAGTCCACACAAGCATTTTACATGGTGGCTGGAGATTCTCTAACCTCTTAGGCTTATTCAGTAACTGAAAACTGACAGTAACCGCTTTACTAGATTTTAATCTGTAAGCATTGTCTAGTCTAGTTTCAAAATTAGAGACAGGACTTTGGCAAGCCCAGCTGTATGGCACCACCCGTTCGGCTTCGTACACCAACCCTTTCTGGTAAAGCTGCTTGAATGCCCAGAAGACCGACTCCATGTACTTCAGACTCATGGTCCGGTAGGCCCCTTCCAAGTCTATCCAACGCCCTTGC
The Homalodisca vitripennis isolate AUS2020 chromosome 4, UT_GWSS_2.1, whole genome shotgun sequence DNA segment above includes these coding regions:
- the LOC124359067 gene encoding isoleucine--tRNA ligase-like; protein product: MEFAYSTSTKHCFLFLMITGKTLLLFTTSILGNRHVYSEVDPNADISRLEKITLKFWNEERIFQQSIDQRSEKNRFVFYDGPPFANGRPHYGHLLTGYVKDTYARYQTMQGRRVDRRAGWDCHGLPAEMATEKELNISGKMDIEKYGVAKFNKGCRETVLKYVSAWESYVNRQGRWIDLEGAYRTMSLKYMESVFWAFKQLYQKGLVYEAERVVPYSWACQSPVSNFETRLDNAYRLKSSKAVTVSFQLLNKPKRLENLQPPCKMLVWTTTPWTLVSNLALAVGSDVTYSVAWIQPSYGRKTPHTLYIFAKNYTAKFESICNKKNLDFQNLGMELNHQDLVGLRYEPLFPYFNGTRNAFKVLVADHVTAEEGTGVVHIAPGFGEEDFELCKKQDIAAVCPIDSAGRFTDTVGFLNGTHVFSAESEIIKFLKSKKCWFFSEQYSHRYPHCWRTDTPLIYRTMTSWYVAVTILRARMTELNRRVNWVPNHVKDGIFGNWIQGAQDWSISRNRFWGTPIPVWKSDNPRYPRVDVYGSLDEIEKDFGKRLTDLHRPFIDSLTRPNPDDPSGKSVMRRVKDVFDCWFDSGSMPFAQYHYPFENKHTFGNNFPADFVSEYIAQTRGWFYTTFILSTALFDKEPFKNCVSHGVVLDPKGNKLSKRHDNYVDPAVLMTKYGSDALRFLMLSRPVVIGDNILFDKNGKCVEEILRIVLKPIWNSYNFFTLYANSDVIKANISSDPSMYRNTIDKYILLKCFQTTEMIKGHLDKYDSQEACKVLNDFFDVLNNWYIRCSRDRFWKREHDQDKYDTYNVLYTVFNYILRASAPLLPFLTDAIWRGLVFPEASVHLTMFPSVQKIDEGQIIVKMDLARGICNAAMSLRKLHKVRVRQPLRSMTVFHSKFRNLLDDEFQKIIKDETNVKEVLLVESFNGIADIQLQLNFSMVGKRIPNSVKKIIELVNNNKWKKKSDNEIIIGDNNENYVIFKEEYELKLKPKDKNVCLFDNGRGVLKLNLDLDHELVLEGHARDVVRKIQDTRKQADLHISDKIHVKIKTEENVIKEAIGKWMDYIKNQTLSYSLAVENNIEEDLFSRQYDGMLVALRVYNDIQ